The Nitrospirota bacterium genome includes the window ACAAGCGAAAAGAATAGGAGCTGAGATCGTGCCCAAACATAACCGGTCTCGGTTGGCTGGGAATAGATACCCTGAAACCGGTACCGTTTAGGCGGGATTTACTCCCCTATTTTCGGTTCTGTGTCGGTGGGTGTAACAGGTAGGTCTCAACACGTGTTATTATCTGATTCAATTTGTTATAATTTAACATATCCCAAAAGGAGAAAAATTCATGAGTAAAAAAGACCTGCTTTTAAATGAAATAGAACAGGTTCCAGAGCCATTACTTGACGAGATATTGGACTTTATCCACTTTTTAAAAACAAAGATCGTTCGTGAACGGCTGGATACCGCCATTGCCAGTGAATCATCTCTCAGAAAAGATTGGATGAGACCAGAGGAAGACGAGGCATGGCAAGATTTGTGAAAGGTGATGTAGTTGTTGTTCCTTTTCCTTTCTCTGACTTAACCCAAGCCAAAAGACGCCCTGCCTTGATTATTTCAAATTT containing:
- a CDS encoding DUF2281 domain-containing protein, whose product is MSKKDLLLNEIEQVPEPLLDEILDFIHFLKTKIVRERLDTAIASESSLRKDWMRPEEDEAWQDL